The sequence agtgccctcttctacgtggtggtgtgctggggaggcagcataaagatgaaagacgcctcacgcctggacaaacttgttaagaaggcaggctctattgtaggagtaaagttggacagtttaacatctatggcagagcgacaggcattaagcaaactcctgtgaatcatgaagaatccacttcatccactgaacacTGTCATCTcctggcagaggagtagcttcagtgacagactgctatcactgtcttgctccactgacagactgaggagatcgttcctcccctacactatgcgacgcTTCAGTTCCACCaggaggagtaaatgctaacattactcaaagttattgtctgcttttacatgcatttttattactatttaatttaatattgttttttgtatcagtatactgctgctggattatgtgaatttccccttgggattaataaagtatctatctatctatctatatgtttaATCTTTGTGTTGTGAGTGGAATCCTGACCCAGAAAGACCCTGTGAAGTAGAAACTGCAGAATTCGCACAGTCAGAGGATACCATTACCTGGCTCGCCCAACTTTATCTCAACTCAGTACTTGCTTTCTTTGCAGTAATGTCACTGTGTGACTATATTTCTGATATATAATCGCTACAAACATGTCAATTGTGATATTTAAATagtagtgcagtggtagcgctgctgcctcgcagttaggagacccgggttcgcttccgtgtctgcatgggtatcctctcacagtccaaaggttAGGTGCgttattggcgatcctaaattgtcccaagtgtgtgccctgggattggctccagcagacccccgtgaccctgtagttgggatatagcagaaTGGATGGATAGCTGTGATAATTCATTGCTCTTCACGAATGCTCGCAGCAGtactgttcaaattaaagtggGCGCTGCATCGCCAAGTCTTATGACGAATCCCGACCATCTCTTAGCGCACGCGCACATTGAAGAGCATGTCGTGGGCAAAGATGGCGACGACCGTGCGGTTGTACGGCAGAGGGTTACCGAGCTGGGTTCGACCTATTAGACGGTTTTCTGCGGCTGCATCTAGGGCTGTGAGTCACCGGCAGCTCACCTGCACGGGTTACTTATTGTCACAGGGCATGGTGGTCTTGTCCACAGCTATCGGGCTTCTTAGTTGCTGGTCGATAGTTCAAGTTTGTATTCACAAAAGTAAAATTGCTATAGAAATCCTGATAAATAGAGTAGCTGCTTGGCAAATTAATACAGTTTAAATAATACCCATATAAAATGAATGCGTGGAGTAAGTCGGTGCCTTATTGGTTGTATACAATGAAGCCAGATAATAAACGCAACCTGTTATATTTTCTCAGACCAACATAAGTGCATCTTCAGGTAGCGACAGTTAAAGTAAACTGACAGCTTCACTTAAATAAACCTCGAAGTTTCAGACCCCCACTTTGGCCTGACAGTGGGACTGCACTGTTTATTTGTGCTAggagacaaattaaaaaatatgacagCACAAATTAATCCATGGGTTAAGAGGCTATTAATATTAAGTATGTTCGTTGTATCTATGAATGTGAACTGCCTGTGTCCTATAATACTCAATGAAAGCTGTCGTTGCTTCTGCATTTTTTGCTTGCTGCTCTAtagtgaccttgtgttaggatatagcggtttgaaCAATAACTGGCTGCTCTATAATGACATCGTTCCCAACTAACAGACTTGAGCACTAAACCATCACATTCATGGATATGTGCTTGACATGTACATGGAAGACCAGAGCAACAAGATAATGAAAGTACCCCACACTTCGTTGACTTTTAGGGGTTTACTTTCTTTAAAAACCGCATTAGCCATATGTTTTATCCTTCCTCCACTGGCAAATTGACTTTATGatatttaaaagttttacaaGTTTTTGAAGACTgtgttttttgccttttcattatatactatatatttgtaGTACCTCTCCTTTGCCAGTCCAGAATCCTTGGATTGAAGGGTCTGATAGTAATGAGTAATTTGTAAACTTTGTATTTACCAGGGAACCtgtcacagcactctgtgcctgcactcaatgAAAAGtacactacaaaaataaattgaattgaaaactGAATTGAGTCCAGTGCCTGGATGTTGTACATGTGGAGTCTGCACAATAAACCTGTTTCCATCTGGAAACTtcagttttcctttcacatctttAAAGATATGTGTGATGGGTTAAAGAgggattccaaattggcccctgTGTGACCGGAAATTCTATGCAAGGCTGCCCAGATAGACTCTGGCCTCCTTCGACCCAGAATTgatttaaacaggtttgagaatgtgatGTAATTATGTTTTAATGTGCATACCCTTTGGCTTTATTCTACTGTAGAGGTCCAAATTGGTGTATTGAGAAAGGTAAATGAGACAGATACTGTCAGCACTTGAAGCAAGGCCTGATCAGTCTGCCACAGAGCCCACTCTCATACACACCTACACTATCACTTATGTAGGATCAATAGGGAATCACAACTTTACTTAACCTGTGCATCTATGAGGGTGTGGGGGGAAAACCTACTAAGACATACGACATATTGGCACTATAAGCTGACAATGACCAAATGTAGTGTTTTAACTCAGAATGATGGATCGATGAGGCAGCAGAGATAACCAAGTGCTAATCTGGTTTTCCACCTTCTTTGCGATAATATAAATACTGGggtaatatctttttttttatcagtggttTAGATATTGTGCAACACATGGTAAAGCTTCCAGGACTTCCTTTTGATTCCTTGATCTGGCTGGTTCCTTTGTGGAATGTGTACATTCCTTCAGTATTTgtcttgttatttctttttttcagtttcttccaTGCCCTGAAGATGTGCAGATTACATTTATGGGCATTTTCTTAGTGAATGTGTATGGATATGCTCTAAGATTGGCTGTCATTCTGGCCAGTGTTGGTTGCTGATTGTGGTTACTGTTGTCCAGCTCTCTAGAACCTACAAATGGGAGAAAGAAACTATAGAATCCAAGTGGTTGCATGTTTCCCAATTTTTGACCCTAGCAAACCTCTGCATAGGGCCAATTGGAGAACAGTAACCCCTGTTCAGTTGCAGTGCTTTCCCaaataaactttgttttttatttattttgtgagtgTGCAGATTAAACATGTACTTCCGTATACTTTTAGTAAACACACAGGACACGATTACAATAGTGTTACCATTTTTTTGTAGAAGTAgtttattatttgtgtgtttaATTCAATTGATTGTTACGAAAGCTTACAGTGAGGTAAAAATTATATGTTGCTTGTCCCACTGGCATAGAAACATGCAGCAACACATTAGAACATACTACATAGTTATCATCTGAAGTTCtgtctttttgtaaagaaaaaacaatcctgtaACTCATTTTGGCAGCACAAATATATAAACCATGTTATAAAGATgcaattagtattagtattagcaGGCAGTGtgctgtagtggttaaggctttaggcTTTAAATCCTAAGGTTGTGGTTTCCAGTCACACTACTAACAGACACTTCACTTGCCTTtcctccaattggaaaaagaaaagaaatggagccaattgtatcttaaatgttgcaCGTTGCCTTGGAAAAAGACATCAGCAAAATAATATGTAATGATAATAAGATACTAATGTTTGAACAGGTCTTTCCTATGTTTCTGTGTAGTTGAGCACTATTTGTAAATAAAGTACTGCATTCTACATTGATGTGATCAGATTGGAAATCCTTTGCTTTAATCAACCTGTAACTCCTTCAGCTATACATAATAAAATAGGGACCTCTATTCTGGTGTAGAGTTAAATTCTTTAACTGGTCTCACCTTTAagaatattttatgaaataaagcTTCTtaagtatactgctcaaaagaattaaaggaacactttttaatcagagtatagcataaagtcaatgaaacttatgggatattaatctggtcagttaagtagcagagggggttgttaatcagtttcagctgctgtggtgttaatgaaattaacaacagatgcactagaggggcaacaatgagatgacccccaaaacagtgaatggtttaacaggtgaaggccactgacatttttccctcctcatcttttctgactgtttcttcactagttttgcatttggctacagtcagtgtcactactggtagcatgaggcgatacctggaccctacagaccccaacttctccaggatggcacatcaatacgtgtcattgccagaaggtttgctgtgtctccctgcacagtctcaagggcatggaggagattctaggagacaagcagttactctaggagagctggagacggccatagaaggtccataacccatcagcaggaccagtatctgctcctttgggcaatgaggaacaggatgagcactgccagagccctacaaaatgacctccagcaggccactggtgtgaatgtctctgaccaaacaaccagaaagacttcatgagggtgacccaagggccccatgtcctctaatgggccctgagctcactgcccagcagcatgcagctcgattggcattcgccatagaataccagaattggcagatgcaccactggtgccctgtgctttttacagatgagagcaggttcaccctgagcacgtgacagaagtgaaagggtctggagaagccatggaggacattatgctgcctgtaacatcattcagcatgagcagtttggtggtgggttaatgattgtctgggaggcatatccatggagggtcacacagaccgctacaggcttgacaaaggcaccttggctgccattaggtatcaggatgaaatccttggatccattgtcagaccctatgctggtacagtggctcctggtgcacgacaattcctggcctcatgtggtgagagtatgcaggcagttcctggaggatgaaggaattgataccattgactggccaccacactttcctgacctaaatccaatagaacacctctgggacattatgttttgatccatccaatgccaccaggttgcacctcagactgtccaggagctcagtgatgccctggtccagatctgggaggagatcccccacaacaccatctgtcatctcattagaagcatgcaccgatgttgtcaggcatgtatacaagaacacagggtccatacaaagtgctgcgtacaattttgagttgctgcaattaaattttggcaaaatggactagcctgccacataattttttcactctgatttttggggtgtctttgaattcagggctctgtaggttgatcattttcatttccatcaaacgatgtggcatcctttcgttcctaacacattacccagtctatatcagtatagatatgcaggaggatttctttttcccattgagatctgatgtgttttcaaagtgttcctttaatttttttgagcagtttaaatattaaaagcagCATAATATGTAATGACCATATGACTCTCATCTACTGTAAGATATGTCTCTGAATTCCTCTTATTTTTCCTTTCCTCAAACAACAGTATCTTGAACATTCAGCCATTCATATTCATGCTATATCCATATAAGTTCACTAAGTCAAAAATCATTCTCAGTTGTGCAGTGTAAGAGTATTAcagaaacataattttatatttttagtttaataTCAGTGTTCAGTCCTGAACATTATGGCTGGTAGACTTTTAGCAATTTTTgtcatgtaaataaaaatattctcttTTCTTCATAGGCTACTGTTGGTTTTCTAAAACAGCTTCCTGAGACCATCAAGATTGTGGAAGTTGGGCCTAGAGATGGCTTGCAGAATGAAAAGGTACTTTGAAGCAAAATGTTAATGAAGAATGgaagatttaaatatttttattttatagaaatatacAATATGCAGTTAAATACACAAACATGTGCCTTTCAgactaattattattttgtagtcATTTTAAGAATATGGTGTTATGTAATGAAATAaggaaagactgaaaataatagtTTGTGAGTGCAAGTGATGACACAAAACTTATTTTTCAGCAtgttaattgttcttttttttagacTGTTGTGCCAACAGATGTGAAAATTCGTCTGATAAACATGTTGTCAGAAGCAGGTCTTCCTGTCATTGAAACAACAAGCTTTGTATCTCCCAAATGGGTTCCTCAGGTATTATGAAACCACTGAGTGATATGCAGTGGTAATATTTGGTCACTAgtactttcattttgtttctaattaatcattattaaatttacatttgtttatagtatgaaatcaatttaatatattttaggtAGCAGTGCTTACATTATTATGTTTCAGAACATGGTATGGATTATCTGTGAACAAAGAACCTACAGATATAGAGATTGCGCCATAGCACATTCGACTACTAAGGTGAAAATGAAGTGGCAAGAAATTGCTATGACTGAAATATTAGGAATAAGAAACCTCTATTGGTTCGCTGTCTTAGTATGAAGTACGGCTCTTGGAGGCATGGAGCATCTAGGTGACGTATCCCTCCATGCTTGAAAGAGGAATTAGACAGAATATACATTTAAGTTACATAAATTAACAGAATGACACAGTGTTTCAAATGCATCTTAAATTACTGATGGTCATTGTCAATCTCCATATCCATAATAtacactgtgtcttttaatttattgcaGATGGCAGACCAGGACGAGGTAATGCGTGGCATTGAAAAATACCCCAATATTAAATATCCGGTCCTTACACCCAATCTTAAAGGATTTCAGGCTGCGGTGAGTTAATAGAGAGATTCAACAGTAACTGCAACCCTAAACAGGAGAATCTGTTTGCTGATaagagggggagtcaagctaaagttagaaaatggaataaaccttaacaaaactgataatgtcatttctcaatgtagtctccatcCTTCCTGGAAGTggctggattccagcagaataaaaggttttgtcttttcCTCGAAACCACTCATGCGCCTGAGTTATCgtcgaacactacatgccgaggggtactacagtcactactgaaagttactgtgacttgctaaAGACCAATGTGACGCCTGCTACTCGATCCAAGTGGTGGTGGACTGCTGTCGCAAGGAgcccttttgctgcaagacaatgcttgcccacacactgctaagaacaccaaggcttgtcggGAGAAACTAAAGTTTGGGGTATTGCCACATCTTCCTTATTCATCAGATTTTGCACCGTGTGATTTTCACCTTTTTGGAtcactaaaaaaacatctgggtggtcgtcaattcaagacagatgacgacaTGTAGAAAGTGGTGCACAAGTGGTGCAAGGACAAGACAaagcaaaaccttttattctgctggaatccagccACTTCCGGGCAGATGGCACAAGTGCATTgcgaagggtggagactacattgagaaattacattttcagttttgttacgattcattccattttctaataaatcctatTTTCTAACTTTAGGTTGACTCCCCCTTGTATATACTTGTTCTGTAAGTAATAGTAAGTTCATCTCCATTTTTACCTGATGTGAAAGAGCAGGACAGTTCAATTTTGAAGAATATATATTGTATAAGTATTTTTTTCGCTGAAATGTGTCctgttccttaaacatttaagTATGAATTTATTTGAAAAGTAATCTGTTACCCAAGTGTCCACTTAATGTTTTCTACATTTGATTTTGTTATGTAGCTTCAAGTGAATTTAACAATCTGTTAACACCTGGGATATTCATTGGGAAGCAATAATGTATAGCCAcaaagaaaactgttcaaaagCAGAATAGGATGCACCGTCCTAGACAAAAATATACAATCAATGCAAGTACCTTTTTAAGTAAATTGGTATAATTTGTGTGTTACGCAGGTAATATTTCTGCATGCTTAAAGTATTGGCTGCCTTTCATTTGTAGGTTAGCACCATTTTCTGCAGGGTCAGTGTGTCCTGCACCCAGCATTTTCTCCACGAATGGACCAGGGTCAAAACTGAGAATCGCACTGTGGAAAGGTCACTATGCTTACAGTGCTTCCTCAAAGCCATTACCTATACAAAATAACCACAACACTAACACAAATCAATcattacacaaataataatgttAGCTTGAGCAAACATGCAAATTCGCATTAAGCTGTGCTGGGAGATCCCTAATAAACTCCTAATAAAAGTTGACAGAGATGAACACAGCAGTTGGCTGAATTCATTTCagtactctgatttttttttcccccagatacTGATGAGAATTTGGAGAGCGGAATGTTAAGTGGGTGCAATTCACAGGTTCCGAGGTTGAGTAAGTTAGAAGCTGTGATACCCCAGAATGTTTAGGATTCAGCAGTTGTGAGGTCTTACATGCCAGTGTGTGGTACCTCTTTTTGTAACTTTAAGATAATATTGTTTTGGTAATCAAGAGCTCCACAACTAGGTAGAAAATGGACATTATCAGTGTTTCTGCTGGCAGagccaataaaaatattttcttacagAATGAGAAGGTGTAATaatggaaagaaaagcaaaactttgtaataaaaaacaacaataagcaATATAACATAATAACACTAAGTTGAAttgttaaataaaagaataacattTCATAACCAGTTATATGAGTGGAAATGTTATTGAATAAACAGACCACACTGATGCATTGAGTATTACTTGAACTTCATGGCTTTATATAGTTGGCTCCTTCCTGCTCTGTGTTATACAGAATTAGATCTAGAAGgttctacatttttaaaaagggtttataTTCTTTTCCATTGGTTCACAGGTGAATGCAGGGGCAAAGGAGGTGGCAATTTTTGGAGCAGCCTCTGAGCTTTTTAGTAAGAAAAACATTAATTGCTCAGTGGAGGAGAGTTTGCAGCGTTTTGAGGAGGTGACCCAAGCTGCACAGGAGGCTGGGATTCCTGTCAGAGGGTAAAGTTGAAATATCGATATTCAATAATATGAGGGTAttaagaaaatatgtaaaataaaaatgctggcAAGTGTATGATAAAGGAGTTTGCCATAGTTTAAGTTTATTTGCACTTTCAAAAAAACAATGTGCTGTTTGTATTTAGGCAAAATTCTTCTGAAATGTTCAATactgtaatattatttttaacattttacttttgcaATGTATTGTTAAATTGATTTTGATTCCCTGTTGCACAGGTAGTAAAATCAAAAGGCTTGCATTATTGCTCATAATTCTACGATTTAATTCATCAGAAATTAATGTGTAAAGAGTTgctacaatttaaaatttatcaTAGTCTTTGCCAATGTTTAAACATGTGTAAGGTATATAAATGGTCTCGCCTAAAGTTAATATAGATAGTGTAGACAGTTTGTGAGTGGTGTGTATTTCGGCAACACACCCAGATGTTGGGAACAGAACAGAGAAGTTTTACCTGTcttgtaatatatatactgttttatattatatatatgaaaaatccTTTGTAAGCAATTGAAAGATGAATGTTTTATTCCTtccctttttgtgtttttgatagTTATGTTTCATGTGTGCTGGGCTGTCCTTATGAAGGAAATGTACGTCCTGAGAAAGTGGCTCAGGTGAGGACACTATTTTGAAATGGATGTAGAAAGGGTATCAGTAGCAGTAATTATTGTTTTATGAGAGGAAATAATGAAGCTTATCAAAGAACTGTGTATAGTGCATGAATTTTAAGAAAACAGTTTATTGAATTGATTTCTAAAATACTACAGAAAATATGGCTAGTGTGAGGAGAGAGAATGTTCACTATAAAAGCTGGACATATCCTGTACAGTTTCACTTCTGGTTTATCCTGATTTTGCTATTGTAAACAAAATTTCATAACCCAAATGAAACCCTAGTGTTGTAAGCAAGAGTCAGAATGTCATAACCCACAAGCTGTCAGAGGGCTGGTGACTGCTGATTCAAATAGTTTTaacgttttttttatttgatcttgtgatatctAGACAATCTTGTGACATGACTTAGATTTTCACTGTGGTTTGTAAATTGCATGAAGTACTATTGTTTTAGTGATATGGTACTAGTGTAAATAGCTAATGTGCATGCAGCagcctgggagagagagagagaaatataaaCAGAGATGTAATTCAAACAAAATGTTGTCAAACATCTAGAAAAGGTCTTGTATTTTTAAGCATTTATAGGCATTTCTATTGTAAGGTATTTGTTGCATCCAGGATGGAAGGACTCAAATATTCTATCATcagatattttacattacaactgCACCAGTGTATGTGCCTCTTAAGTTTTATATACTGATAAAGAATGAATAGGATAAAAACTGAGGTACTAAATGGTTCACCATGTGCTTATCATCAAGCCACAGTGTAGATTCTGAGAAAGGAGTCAAAGAAAGCAATAAACATTACAGACAAGAAATTCTGAATGCAGATCAatatgaatatatacatatatatgtatatatatatatgtatatatatatatatatatatatatacacacacacatacacatacatactcgCGCATATGCAAGCATActctcaccagccactttattaggtacacctgttcaacttctTGTTAACGCAaacatctaatcagccaatcacatggcagcaactcagtgcattcaggtacagtgggatgcaaaagtttgggcaaccttgttaatagtcattaatttgctgtataaatcgttggttgttacgataaaaaatgtcagttaaatatatcatataggagacacacacagtgatatttgagaagtgaaatgaagtttattggatttacagaaagtgtgcaataattgttcaaacaaaatcagacaggtgcataaatttgggcaccattgtcattttattgattccaaaacttttagaactaattattgaaactcaaattggcttggtaagctcagtgacccctgacctacatacacaggtaaatcctataatgagaaagagtatttaagggggtcagttgtaagtttccctcctcttttaattttctctgaagagtagcaacatgggggtcacaaaacaactctcaaatgacctgaagacaaagattgttcaccatcatagtttaggggaaggatacagaaagctgtcccagagatttaaactatctgtttccacagttaggaacatattgaggaaatggaagaccacaggcccagttcaagttaaggctcgaagtggcagaccaagaaagatttcggatagacagaagcgacgaatggtgagaacagtcagagtcaacccacagaccagcaccaaagacctgcaacatcatcttgcagcagatggagtcactgtgcatcattcaaccattcggcgcactttacacaaggagatgctgtatgcgagagtgatgcagaggaagcgttttctctgcccacagcacaaacagagccgcttgaggtatgctcaagcacatttggacaagccagcttcattttggaataaggtgctgaggactgatgaaactaaaattgagttatttgggcatgcatctatctatctatctatctatctatctatctatctatctatctatctatctatctatctatctatctatctatctatctatctatctatctatctatctatctatctatctatctatctatctatctatctatctatctatctatctatctatctcaaggggcattatgcatgggggaaaaagaacacagcattccaagaaaaacacttgctacctacagtaaaatatggtggtggttccatcatgctgtggggctgtgtggccagtgcagggactgggaatcttgtcaaagttgagggacgcatggattccactcagtatcagcagattctggagaccaatgtcgaggaatcagtgacaaagctgaagctgcgcctgGGCTAGATCTTTCAAcgagacaacgacctgaaacactgctcaaaatccactaaggcattcatgcagaggaacaagtacaacgttctggaatggccatctcagtccccagacctgaatataattgaaaatctgtggtgtgagttaaagagagctgtctatgctcggaagccatcaaacctgaatgaactagagatgttttgtaaagaggaatggtccaaaataccttcaaccacaatccagactctcattggaacctacaggaagtgtttagaggctgtaatttctgcaaaaggcggatctactaaatattaatttcatttcttttttgtggtgcccaaatttatgcacctgcctgattttgtttaaacaattattgcacactttctgtaaatccaataaacttcatttcacttctcaaatatcactgtgtgtgtctcctatatgatatatttaactgacattttttatcgtaataaCCAACAAtgtatacaggaaaataatgactattaacaaggttgcccaaacttttgcatcccactgtatgtagacattgtcaagataacATGCTGacgttcaaaccaag comes from Polypterus senegalus isolate Bchr_013 chromosome 17, ASM1683550v1, whole genome shotgun sequence and encodes:
- the LOC120517806 gene encoding hydroxymethylglutaryl-CoA lyase, mitochondrial-like; this encodes MSWAKMATTVRLYGRGLPSWVRPIRRFSAAASRAATVGFLKQLPETIKIVEVGPRDGLQNEKTVVPTDVKIRLINMLSEAGLPVIETTSFVSPKWVPQMADQDEVMRGIEKYPNIKYPVLTPNLKGFQAAVNAGAKEVAIFGAASELFSKKNINCSVEESLQRFEEVTQAAQEAGIPVRGYVSCVLGCPYEGNVRPEKVAQVAKKLYSMGCYEISLGDTIGVGTPGSMQEMLRVVSMDVPVKALAVHCHDTYGQALANILTAIQMGISVVDSSVAGLGGCPYAQGASGNVATEDVIYMLHGLGIHTGVDLHKLMDAGAFICRALNRKTNSKVSQAFCRL